A window of the Sporosarcina sp. FSL K6-2383 genome harbors these coding sequences:
- the ftsY gene encoding signal recognition particle-docking protein FtsY, with translation MSFFKKIKEKITGTNEAVTEKFKDGLTKTRDTFTSKVNDLVARFREVDEEFFEELEELLLQADVGFETVMELIDQLKLEVQRKNIKDTAGIQSVISEKLVEIYQAGEEIDSSLNIQENELTVVLLVGVNGVGKTTTIGKLAARLMAEGKTVMLAAGDTFRAGAIDQLVVWGERAGVEVIRQSEGSDPAAVMYDAIRAAKNRHVDVLICDTAGRLQNKVNLMNELEKVHRVISKEVPGAPHEVLLALDATTGQNALVQAQTFKEATNVTGIVLTKLDGTAKGGIVLAIRHKLNIPVKFVGLGEGVDDLQPFDPEKYVYGLFADGLELEQQQDESDK, from the coding sequence ATGTCCTTTTTTAAGAAAATAAAAGAGAAAATCACGGGTACAAATGAAGCTGTAACAGAAAAGTTTAAGGATGGTTTGACGAAAACAAGAGATACATTCACCTCGAAAGTAAATGATCTCGTTGCACGTTTTCGTGAAGTCGATGAGGAGTTCTTCGAGGAACTAGAAGAATTGCTATTGCAGGCCGATGTTGGCTTTGAAACGGTTATGGAACTCATTGACCAGTTAAAACTTGAAGTGCAACGGAAAAATATTAAAGATACGGCTGGTATTCAATCCGTCATCTCGGAAAAACTCGTTGAAATTTATCAAGCTGGAGAAGAAATTGATAGCAGCTTAAATATTCAAGAAAACGAACTGACAGTTGTGTTATTGGTTGGAGTGAATGGTGTCGGCAAGACAACAACCATTGGTAAGTTAGCTGCTCGGCTAATGGCTGAAGGGAAAACAGTGATGCTGGCGGCTGGCGATACATTCCGGGCAGGGGCTATCGACCAGCTTGTTGTGTGGGGAGAGAGGGCTGGTGTCGAAGTGATTCGCCAATCGGAAGGATCTGATCCGGCGGCTGTCATGTATGATGCGATTCGCGCTGCGAAAAATCGCCATGTCGATGTCTTAATTTGTGATACGGCAGGAAGGCTTCAAAACAAAGTGAACCTGATGAATGAGCTTGAAAAAGTCCATCGTGTCATTAGTAAAGAAGTGCCGGGTGCGCCGCATGAAGTACTTCTTGCTCTCGACGCAACAACTGGTCAAAACGCATTAGTCCAAGCCCAAACATTCAAAGAAGCGACGAATGTGACAGGTATAGTCTTAACGAAGCTCGATGGGACAGCAAAGGGCGGTATTGTCCTTGCAATCCGTCACAAATTGAATATCCCGGTGAAATTCGTCGGTCTTGGCGAAGGAGTAGACGATTTGCAGCCATTTGATCCGGAAAAGTATGTTTATGGTCTTTTTGCAGATGGTCTGGAATTAGAACAGCAGCAGGATGAATCAGACAAGTAA
- a CDS encoding putative DNA-binding protein produces the protein MLAKTTRINFLFDFYQSLLTDKQRLYMQLYYLEDLSLGEIAGEYGVSRQAVYDNVRRTEAMLEDYETKLNLFSKFQQRLEIVDRLEQLITDTDEQSTTIRELLVELKDHE, from the coding sequence GTGCTTGCAAAAACAACACGCATTAACTTCCTCTTTGATTTTTATCAGTCGCTTTTGACGGATAAACAGAGACTGTATATGCAATTGTATTACTTGGAAGACCTTTCGCTCGGCGAGATTGCAGGAGAATATGGCGTATCACGACAAGCTGTCTATGATAATGTCCGTAGGACGGAAGCAATGCTCGAAGACTATGAAACGAAGTTAAACTTATTTTCGAAGTTTCAACAACGGTTAGAAATTGTGGACCGTTTGGAACAGCTCATAACCGATACAGACGAACAATCGACAACAATTAGAGAGTTGTTGGTTGAACTAAAAGATCATGAGTAG
- the ffh gene encoding signal recognition particle protein, producing the protein MAFEGLAQRLQGTLQKITGKGKISEADVKEMMREVRFALIEADVNLKVVKEFVKTVSERSVGQDVMKSLTPGQQVVKIVKDELTNLMGGEQNPIQFARKSPTVIMMVGLQGAGKTTTSGKLATVLRKRHNKKPLLVAADVYRPAAIQQLETLGKQLTVPVFALGTDVSPVEIVRQALAEAEKEHHDVVIIDTAGRLHVDEVLMQELKDIQELSKPDEVFLVVDAMTGQDAVNVAQSFNETVGITGVVLTKLDGDTRGGAALSIRSVTDKPIKFVGMGEKMDALEPFHPERMASRILGMGDVMSLIEKAQENVDEEKAKELEQKFKTQSFTLDDFLDQLQQVKKMGPIDELLKMMPGANKIKGLENAKVDEGQMGRVEAVIQSMTISERNTPEIINANRRKRIAKGSGTTIQDVNRLLKQFEDMKKMMKQMTGMQKGKKKNKMPGFDSLFK; encoded by the coding sequence ATGGCATTTGAAGGTTTAGCCCAGCGCCTGCAAGGGACGCTACAGAAAATAACGGGCAAAGGTAAAATCAGTGAAGCAGACGTTAAAGAAATGATGCGCGAAGTACGCTTTGCGCTCATTGAGGCAGATGTTAATTTAAAAGTTGTCAAAGAGTTTGTTAAAACAGTAAGTGAACGGTCTGTTGGCCAAGACGTCATGAAGAGTTTGACACCTGGTCAGCAAGTCGTCAAAATCGTCAAAGACGAACTGACGAACTTAATGGGCGGCGAACAAAATCCAATCCAATTTGCGAGGAAATCTCCGACAGTCATTATGATGGTCGGTCTGCAAGGGGCGGGGAAAACAACTACCTCTGGGAAACTGGCAACCGTTCTGCGTAAGCGGCATAATAAAAAGCCGCTGCTTGTGGCGGCAGACGTTTATAGACCCGCTGCCATTCAGCAGTTGGAAACTCTCGGCAAGCAGTTAACCGTACCGGTCTTTGCACTTGGTACGGATGTATCGCCTGTTGAAATCGTTCGCCAAGCGCTCGCAGAGGCAGAAAAAGAACATCATGACGTCGTCATCATTGACACGGCGGGACGACTTCATGTCGACGAAGTACTGATGCAGGAGCTAAAAGATATTCAAGAGCTTAGTAAACCGGATGAAGTATTCCTCGTTGTCGATGCAATGACAGGGCAGGACGCTGTTAATGTCGCGCAAAGCTTCAACGAAACAGTAGGTATTACAGGCGTTGTCTTAACGAAATTGGATGGAGACACGCGTGGTGGTGCTGCACTTTCCATACGTTCGGTAACTGATAAACCGATTAAATTTGTCGGGATGGGCGAGAAAATGGATGCGTTGGAACCGTTTCATCCGGAACGTATGGCTTCTAGAATTCTTGGCATGGGTGACGTCATGTCACTCATTGAAAAAGCCCAAGAGAATGTCGATGAAGAAAAAGCAAAAGAACTTGAACAAAAGTTCAAAACGCAATCCTTTACACTTGACGACTTCCTAGACCAGCTCCAACAAGTGAAAAAAATGGGGCCGATTGATGAGTTGTTGAAAATGATGCCGGGTGCCAATAAAATCAAGGGGCTCGAAAATGCCAAAGTTGACGAAGGTCAAATGGGGCGTGTAGAAGCAGTCATTCAGTCCATGACAATTTCAGAGCGCAATACGCCCGAAATTATTAATGCCAATCGGCGCAAGCGAATTGCTAAAGGATCCGGAACGACGATTCAAGATGTCAACCGATTACTTAAACAATTTGAAGATATGAAGAAAATGATGAAACAAATGACAGGCATGCAAAAAGGTAAAAAGAAAAATAAAATGCCTGGATTCGACTCTTTATTTAAGTAA
- the rpsP gene encoding 30S ribosomal protein S16 produces the protein MSVKIRLKRMGAKKTPFYRIVVADSRSPRDGRQIETVGTYNPLTKPAEVKINEELALKWLQDGAKPSDTVRNLFSDQGIMEKFHNAKHGK, from the coding sequence ATGTCAGTAAAAATTCGTCTTAAACGTATGGGAGCAAAGAAAACTCCTTTCTATCGTATTGTTGTAGCAGATTCACGTTCACCACGTGATGGTCGTCAAATCGAAACAGTTGGTACTTACAACCCGCTTACAAAACCAGCGGAAGTAAAAATCAACGAAGAGCTAGCGCTCAAATGGCTTCAGGATGGCGCGAAACCATCTGATACAGTTCGTAACCTGTTTTCTGACCAAGGTATCATGGAGAAATTCCATAACGCTAAACACGGTAAATAA
- a CDS encoding KH domain-containing protein, giving the protein MKQLIETIVKPLVDYPGDVRVAMDEHDNRVIYKLSVNPDDMGKIIGKQGRVAKAIRTIVYSAAGSHHGKKVYIDIID; this is encoded by the coding sequence ATGAAGCAGCTGATTGAAACAATTGTCAAACCGTTAGTCGATTATCCCGGTGATGTCCGGGTTGCAATGGATGAGCATGATAATCGTGTCATCTACAAACTATCCGTAAATCCTGATGATATGGGAAAAATAATCGGAAAGCAGGGGCGTGTTGCGAAAGCGATACGAACTATTGTTTATTCAGCAGCAGGCAGTCACCACGGCAAGAAAGTCTATATCGATATTATAGATTGA
- the rimM gene encoding ribosome maturation factor RimM (Essential for efficient processing of 16S rRNA), whose translation MQWFNVGTIVNTHGIRGEVRVISRTHFPEERYTVGNKLALFMPDSKTPIYLVVASHRQHKNFDLLTFENHFNVNDVEKYRNGIFKISENELGELDENEYYYHEIVGCAVVTTDGVDIGKVTEILETGANDVWTVTPEKGKPHYIPYIEDIVLEIDIDNKKIIIDPMEGLLS comes from the coding sequence ATGCAATGGTTTAACGTAGGAACAATCGTCAATACACATGGTATTCGCGGAGAGGTACGCGTGATTTCTCGCACGCATTTCCCGGAAGAACGCTATACAGTAGGCAATAAGCTTGCTCTGTTTATGCCCGATAGTAAAACACCTATTTACTTAGTAGTAGCAAGCCATCGTCAACATAAAAACTTTGACTTATTGACATTCGAAAATCATTTTAATGTCAACGACGTTGAAAAATACCGCAACGGCATTTTCAAAATCTCAGAAAATGAACTAGGTGAGCTGGATGAAAACGAATATTACTATCACGAAATCGTGGGCTGCGCAGTTGTAACAACAGATGGTGTCGACATTGGTAAAGTGACAGAGATTCTTGAAACAGGCGCCAATGATGTATGGACGGTAACGCCAGAAAAAGGCAAGCCCCATTACATCCCATATATCGAGGACATCGTTCTGGAAATTGATATCGACAATAAAAAAATTATTATCGATCCAATGGAAGGTCTGCTGTCATGA